From a region of the Podarcis muralis chromosome 16, rPodMur119.hap1.1, whole genome shotgun sequence genome:
- the MTX1 gene encoding metaxin-1, protein MAAPMELYCWAGGWGLPSVDPDCLAVLTYARFTGAPLKVHKITNPWRSPSGTLPALKTKDEGIISDTQQIITHLRKQKFNADYDLSARQGADTLAFVSLLQEKLLPVLIHTFWVDAKNYVEHTRKWYGEAIPFPLNFFLPGRMQKRQLERLQMVCGENCLDNEEELEKELYREARECLTLLSQRLGRQKFFFGDSPASLDAIVFSHLAPLLKAKLPNGKFQQHLKSLPNLCNYCTSILSLYFPWDEGDPPPSVPKAAAGDGSDAEEEPYKRRNQVLSVLVGLVAMVGYALLTGIVSVQKQQPRPGGSRAIALEEEEEEEEE, encoded by the exons ATGGCGGCGCCCATGGAGCTGTACTGCTGGGCTGGCGGCTGGGGGTTGCCGTCGGTGGATCCCGACTGCCTGGCCGTTTTG ACTTATGCCCGTTTCACAGGTGCACCCCTCAAGGTTCACAAAATCACAAATCCTTGGCGAAGCCCCTCAG GGACCCTCCCGGCACTGAAGACAAAAGATGAAGGCATCATCTCAGACACTCAGCAGATCATCACCCACCTCAGGAAACAG AAATTCAACGCAGACTACGACCTTTCGGCTAGGCAAGGGGCCGACACGCTTGCCTTCGTGTCCCTGTTGCAGGAGAAGCTCCTCCCTGTGCTG ATCCACACATTCTGGGTGGACGCCAAGAACTACGTGGAGCACACCCGGAAGTGGTACGGCGAGGCCATCCCTTTCCCGCTCAACTTCTTCCTCCCGGGCCGCATGCAGAAGCGGCAGCTGGAGAGGCTGCAGATGGTCTGCGGGGAAAACTGCCTGGACAACGAAGAGGAGCTGGAGAAGGAG CTGTACCGGGAAGCCCGCGAGTGCCTGACGCTGCTGTCCCAACGCCTTGGCAGGCAGAAGTTCTTTTTCGGAGATTC GCCTGCCTCCCTGGACGCCATTGTCTTCAGCCACTTGGCCCCGCTCCTGAAAGCCAAACTGCCCAACGGGAAGTTCCAGCAGCACCTCAAGTCCCTTCCGAACCTCTGCAATTATTGCACGTCCATCTTAAGTCTCTACTTCCCCTGGGATGAAG GCGACCCGCCGCCCAGCGTCCCCAAGGCAGCCGCCGGGGACGGGAGCGACGCTGAGGAGGAGCCGTACAAGCGCCGCAACCAGGTCCTGTCGGTGCTGGTGGGCCTGGTGGCAATGGTCGGCTACGCTCTCCTCACCGGTATCGTCTCGGtccagaagcagcagccccgGCCCGGCGGCTCTCGCGCCATCGCCctcgaggaggaagaagaggaggaagaggagtga